The following nucleotide sequence is from Megalops cyprinoides isolate fMegCyp1 chromosome 19, fMegCyp1.pri, whole genome shotgun sequence.
TGTGTAAAACAGAACTCCATCATCACTTCagcatatttaacatttatcatatttaatattaacCGCTTACTTCATATGAAAAATACCATGGCTGAGGACAGACATAAAGAATGACTATGCTCAGAATGCAGCACACCGCAAGGGCATTTATGAGGAAAGAAAACTCTGATATGTTCCTTGATACTGTCTATCACCAGAAACATTTACTAAACTTTTATGTCTGTTGTGCGAAAACATTCCTTCGAATCCCATCAGTAagcattttaaatcttttaaatgcaCCTGAGGTTCTGAGGTTATGAAGAGGTTATGAAGAAATAAATCTCAGAGAAAGCCATGGTGGGTTGGATGTAACAAGCATTTGAATCTGTCTGAAATCCACTGACTTGACATCGACACAGTGCATCTGACCAAACACTTGCCCAGGGTTTGAGTTTCAAATATTTATCGTCTTTTTCAAATAATCTGAAGCTCCATTTATATATACACCATACATGTTAAATCACCAGGTAAAGTGCAGATTATTCTTTGACGAAGAGCATAAATTGACAGCAGAAAGTAGCAAAGCACGTTTGACTGGGCCATTAATATAACCTCATATCCCACCATGTGTATGATGATGTATGTATATGATAACTGTTAAGTATCGTTCGTGTgtatttgccccccccccccccccccccccccccaagttaaCGGCTTCATGTAGTATTTTGGGTTGTTAGTGGTGCCActggcggtggtggtggtggggggggggggggggggggggtgtcccaAGAGACATTAGTAAAGATGGAAACAGAAACTTGACTTTGAGTGGTAGAGGCAGGAAGGTCAAGCATCAGTTGTTGCACACACCACCTCTAGCCCCCAccccagagagaaagagagagagagaaagaaagaaagacgtTTAAAGGCCCTTCTTTAACCTTAACAAAGCATGGGGAAAAGATTACGACATACATATAACTATACCGTAtaagacacaaaagaaaagaaaaaccacGCCTAGCACTCGAAGCACAACCATCAACAGTGTGAAATAAGGATATCAAAATTAATAAACTCTTATTAGCGTAAATCAAAGCCATGTCAACACTCATTTAGCCAGTGCTTTACCTGCTGTGTGAGAACGTGTTGTCTGCCTTTTGTAGATGATGAACCATAGAAACAGTGCGAGGATCGACCCATTCACAACAACCACCACAGTGATCCACACTGACAGGCTGACCTCTGGTGCACCCTGGGAAGGGACCGTAGTGCTAGGCTGCAAAACAATGGATGATTCTgttggaaaaggaaaaaaaaagttacattttattctgtcaATTATTCTACATccattgtatttttcagttatgGTGGGGTTTTTATTAGTTCATCCCTTCATATACAACATTTACTATTATAATTCATCATATATTCACCAGCTACAAAGACATATCCTGTCCATCACCCTGATTACAGCCCTCTGTCAGTACAACTTACCACTGGGAGTCTGTGATGGGAGGCAGTCGTTAACCAGGCGATCAAATGTGAATCCAGGGAGGCACGTCCTTGTGGCCATGCTGGTCTTCTGAGCTGTAGTGCAAACCCAGTCAGCAACAActgccacacatacacacccgaGTGCAAGTGACACAAAGTAGTATAAAAATGCAACCTtggcgacagagagagagagagagagagagagagagagagagagagagagagagagagagagagagagagagagagagagagcgagagagagagagagagagaagggaacgACAGTAATGCAAACACCCAACAGACGTGTTTCACTTCTTCTGTTGCGCAGGAAAATATGAATCACACAGATGAAGTCCCCTGGGAGtatccagacagacagaaggacagaaacAGCAAGGAAGGGtcagagaagggagagaagaatGAGACTAAAAAACAATGTTGTGGAGGAGGGAAcgacaaagcaaaaataatgtaaGTAAAGGGATGTCTAAAACCGAGGACAAGAGAAATAGAGGTGGTTcaggaaggagagaaacaaTTACTTTAATATTCATGAGTCTATAGAGTCTGCGCTGTAAGCATTAAAAAGCGTCAGATGACCATTTCCGGTCACCAAGACTTTGTGAGTTGTGCCCCCAGCCATTTTAAATTGATTCAGGAAATGTCTTGAAATTAAGacacgacaaaaaaaaaaacttcttcaGTATGGACAACACACAGAGGCGTTTCTTATTTAGGGTCTCGCCTTCTCAAAACACCACATAAAATGCTAACTGCCAAGTATCAGTTCTGCTTACTAATATGTTGACGTCAATGAGTCATTTCTCTTCTCTCGGTGGTCTTTAATAGACCTCACTGTGCCAAAACAATATGGAAATGAGCTGCAGGATTGACGTACAACTGGTTACGTTTTTTATGACATATGAGACACATCCGTCACATTAGCCTCCATCTATTTCTGCGAGTGTTGGTGATTTAAAGACAGCTGGAATATCTTGTTTGGTCACAGACTACCATTATGGGAGCTCAGTAGCCTTCAGGGATAAGGTAGTGGATAGCACCACATTAGATACACATAGTACAAACTACAAGGAAAACTGAAGAGACTTGTCTGTGAGGAATACATTCCacgtttattatttattcaatcTCAcgtaaaaacagcatttttttcaaatgcagtttttcaaaagtatcacaaaaaaagaaaaagtaccTTTCATACTCATGTCTTAAATGGGTATTAAACCAGTTACAATAGGCAATTTAGACCAAAATTATATCCCTGAgtttttcatcatcattatacAACTGCACAAAAATCAATGGTGCTCATTTGCGGccaacacacatttttaatggtGCAAAAATCTATGGGCACATTCaatgtaaaatgatattaaCCCACTGATATCTCCTTAAGCATTCAAGATAAAGTATCAAAGTATCAGCGAGCATAATTATATATCATTGCAATTTGTCCCCAGTGGCCAATTGCATTGATTTTCTGTAGTTAAACAAGTAATCCCATGACATTTCTTTCCACCCTATTTTTCAGGCAACATACTacttcttttcctttccctgttttttaaaaaaaaaaaaaatcaatcaaaaaccTGCTACGTCATCCATCATCTCTAAACTTTTTTAGCCCCAACGTAGGCTCACATCCTTTACAAAATGTGCttgaaaaaagtatttcataTGGATTCAAACACAGACCATACGTCTGAAGACACTACGTAGATTTGTGCGGCGAGTTTTCCTtgcttagatttttttttttagattcctTGTACAGTTTCACGTATACATGAatctcctgccctctctgcctcttcccgGTCGCTCCATGGCTGACTCAGGGCAGGAAGAGCGCGGGCCGCACGGTGATGAAGGTGAAGTTGTAGGTCTGCGGCAGCCCCTCGTGTGTGGTGTGGTTGAAGGCGCTCCAGGAGAAGGGAGGCAGCCCGCCTTGTGTGGTGGGGCCGTTCACCGCCTCCGCCTCAAACCGCTGCGCCATGTGGAAGTCTGTcacctgcagggaggggggggggggggaatgttAGGTCCAGAAGAGAGAcggaaaagagagggagaaagagaggcagaaagtgtgtgtgtgtgtgtgtgtgtgtgtgtgtgtgtgggggggggggggggggggggtagaggaaGCTTGTTTAACTTACCTTATCTGACCTTGCATTCATTCAAATTGGcacttttctcagaaaaaaaatacccacTATCAGCTgcaatattttttctgtaaaatcagTTCCTAAGGGTGCTTTGTGGAACAATGGGTGCTGGGAAAGATTTTTAGAGTCCAGGATTTTGAACCAATGCACACGGTAGACTGTAAATCACCAGTTTACAgcagacatacagtatcataTCCCATCCTCCTGGcagtcagagaggagggaggctcCTCAAAGCTGCGCCTCATTCATTACAGGAAAGCTCTGGTGAGCAGCTGTGTCCTACATGAGACATGCTAGCGGTACCTCTTCTGTGTTCAGATGCTGCCATTCCCTCATCAGGCTGCCACTAAATGGCAGTGATTTTATTTACAGGAGAAGCGCTGACGAACATCTCTACCCCGGCAATGACTTGTTCACAATGCTAATGTGGTGGCTTTACAAGGCAAACACAGACTCTTTCATAGCTAAGAAGCAGCACGAATGAAACTCCATTGGTGTAGTGCCCCTTTTCTTGATGAATCACGAGGCTTGGGTGCATGTTTGATGCTGTGAAAGGTGTCATTGCCTTGGTGTCGTAACAGCCTCCTGGGCGTGGGTTCTGCTCCCTGAGGTCGTTGCGGCAGCAGATGGTCTTGCACGGGTCACCTTTGGCGTAGGGGTCGTTCTTGTAATCttaaaatgacagaacatgacagaaatcatttagcgaaagagagagagaagacgagagagacaaaaaaatgcagacacaggtTATCACGTACGGCCACAGAAAaaggcagacacaaacacctGACTGCATGGACTAACACCCCCCTGCTTTCACAACTTCCCACCAGTTTAGAACAACTCTCCTGAGATGGGGACTCTTGCCAGGAAAACCAGAGTTGTACATACTGTTGTATCTCATGATGTGTTTCAGGGAGGCAAGGTCAGCCACATTTGCCTGGTCCCTGCGGAAGATCTTGGCTCGGGGGCAGAGGTCGTAGGAGAAGTCCTCTCCATGCTCCTCCCACATCTCTCCGTAGCCACTCAGGTTGTAGATCTTCGGGTGGAAGGGCACATTGTAGGAGGGCCAGTACCctgaggtgggagagagacaggggacaGAGGATTGGAGGCTGAAGGGGgtcatacacacagaaaagcacagtcgAACGTGCGCACTTGGACAGAGAGATGCATTTCAGCTGTACGTGCGATGAGGCATGCTGTTTTCTCTCTACCCTTTCCATGTCCCAACTGTAATGAAGATGTAATCTACTTCTGTCTCCATTTCTACTGGTATACCTCTCTAATACTGATAAATGTAGACgtgtgtgcactgtgtatgtatgtggatgatgtcagtgggtCTGACGGGATGTGcctatgtgagtgtgtgtgtgtgtgtgtgtgtgtgtgtgtgtgtgtatgcccatCAGTATCTCACCCCTGCGCAGAGCCTGAGTCTGGTCAGAGTATTCCACCAACCCTGGGATCTGCTCCACGACCGTCAGAGCGCCCACCTCGATTCGGCTGCCCAGAGACACCTTGCTCAGGTCCACCACCATGTACTGGTTATTGTAGGTGCCTgggaggcagacacaggcactgTCTTACCGCCTCATACATACGTCCCACATCTCTGACAACGCGATATGTCCCAGTGAAATGAAAGGGGAATGAAACATCCAAGAGTGTGATCCATTTAAAGCCAAAAATGACTCCATTTCAAACAATTCCAATGATACCTTTTAAAATACTGCAATGCTTTTAAGAAATGGATATACATTTGAATGCAACACTGAAAGTCAATAAAAAGGTTCTGTCTGAAAGTCAACAAAAAGGTTCTGTCTCCTTGCAAAAACCAaggtgtatatgtatatatatatatatatatatatatatatatatatatatatatatatatatatatatatatatatatatatgaggtATTTATATCTGTTTTTGAGATCTACAAGAAATATGGCAGTGTCCTGGACAGGGATGTTTGCTAAGTCATTTACAAAAGCAACTTACCTGAATGAGTATTATCATTAATAagagctgtatttttttttttttttataatactACCATGTACACCAATAAAAAAAGTCTAATATCACTGTTAAATTAATTCCTGTATATgctaacacaaataaaaaaaaatatgaaacagtgtttgtctctgtgcagTAGACTATCACCAACCCACTCCTCAGAGAGAGTTCACGCTTCATGGCGCTCACCAGAGTTGTACTTGGAGAAGACCTGTGCCCACTGCTCTCCGGTGCGTGCCAGGGAGTGTGccagccgcaccctctgccaAGCCAGCAGGCTTTGGGGCTTCAccagggagaagagggaggtgTTGAAGACGTTGTTGGTGGTCTGGGTCATTAAGAGGCCACTGCCTAAGAGGTAGAAGTCATCCAGGGACACCAGGAAGCCTGCAGAGGAGGGAAATGGATCAGAACGATCACAGGAAATATATCAGATCAACACTGCAGACATGTAAAGAATTTTTACTgagatttaatattttttttccagagaaagaaaagttCAACATGTAACAGAtgcttctgagaaaaaaaaaaagctggaggCCTAATGATGGCTAATGGCCAATCTCTTTTCGGTAGATTAAAAACAACGATGACATCACTGGTTTGTTGTTTCAAAACTTAGTTGTCTGAGGTCACATTTCGATTCAGGCATCGCAAAGAGAATAagaacaacaatgaaaaacaataagaTCGGAAAAGTgatttgttcacatttttgttgtattttaattagCTGCCTTCATGTATTTGATAGGCACATCTGATTCTTGTTTACATCATCTTACATTCTGGCTTTTAGCTTGTCCGGTAAAGTATGTGGGAGCatggaaaaacaacaggagTGGCATCAATTAGTTCAACCCACATGGTTTAAATATGCAGTTACCATGCTCCAAATCCTCCCACGGACACCTTTTTGACTACTGTGATGCATCAGACCCACCACTTTGCCCCTGCACTGACCCGGGTAGCTGCTGAAGGACAGTTTGCCTGTTGCGGCATTTGGCTCAGTCACCCTGAAGTCCCAATGCTTGTAGATGCGCAGTGTGGCCGCGTAGGTGTACCAGCTGGAGTGCGCCAACAGGAGGTTCTCGAACCCCGGCAACATCTGAGGGTGGATGACTAGAGGTGACTGCTTTGCCAAGACAGCTCAAAGATATTGCCAGTGCATCACCCTTTCAAACTGAGACAGAAATTGCGGAGGGAAAAGAGCTTTTCCAAATCCTTTATGAACCAACAGAACAATCACTCTCTGTGCGGAGTACAAAATCAGCAGCAACAGAAAAGCACctctttgacctctgaccttaaTGAGAGCAGAGCAGTGTCCCATGCCAGGCATTTTGAAGGGCGGCTTCCCGCTGTTGGGGTCGGCGTCGGGCACCAGGGCTGGGATCAAATCCAGCAGGTCCCCCACTGCATTGAGGAACTGCACAGCAAACATGGACAGGGGCTAACGGAGAAGGACAATGAACAAGAGACTCAGTCATATCGCAGCACCACAGagaatcacatgcacacacttaaaGTTGTGGTGAGTCCAGGACAAAAAAGGgagcaaaaacaagaaacaaaacagtgtCTCCACACTCTACTGCTCTAATGCTAGTGCAACCAAATGTTCACTTTACCTCTATGTGCAAATATAATCAAAAGCCAtttgggagatttttttttgctttcaggcACAACAGAACTGAATGTGAAGTAACCAAAATTCCATCCGCACTGACTCGCCAGACACTCACTGACTGCACAATTCACAAGAGGAAATGACTGGAAACCGTATAGGGAATGCAAAACACAATAGGGGGATTCGAAACCAATCTCTGCCCTGGGGCTTTCTGCGGTAAGTGAGAACTGCAGGCCTGAACACGTGCGCTAACCACAACCAGGCAGCCCTGCACATCTGCCCGCGTACCCAATCAAATCGATCCAGTCATGCagttctctctcaccctcctccaGCTCGCTGGCTTGCTTGGCGATAACTTTCATCACCCCAACATGATGAAGGCTGTCAGTAAGCAAGGCTGCAGCAGATTTGCAGATGTCCTGATTGGGAACAAAGGTGGGAGGAACCTGcttccccacccctccacctctcACACTTACTTCTCTTTTATTGATCTTGGCCCAGTGCGCGGCTCCAGCCTGAAGCCCATCCATCTGGGCCACTATGAAGCCTGCGTGGCGCCACAGGGGATCTGTGGCCTTGTTGCGTTTCACCTGATCCCTTGTCCACATGTCCTGCTTGCTGGAAGGGACAGGAGACAAACGGTCACGCAAAAGGGACAGACAGGAAGGTCTGTAAATGCGTGTGTAAAATTTTGCTTTGATTGTACTTCAAAAATAAGCATGCAGGCAAAGAAGAGGAGAGTATGCTTACCTCATCCACTCCTTCACAGGGCCAAGCACCTTTGGGTCTTTAATCAGCTGGGGATACATGTTAGCGTAGTGACTAAACATCTGCCTGACggaaatgaaaaaacatgatGAAACTTTGTTACTGGCACGGATCCCACAAAAAtctgttcagctgcagctgaaaccTGGTAAGAACACAGCGCCGGTCCTGAATTTGTCACGGCATTCTTACGGTGCAGTGAGGAAGCCCTCCAGGTATCCCGCCAGGAAGAAGACGACTTCGTCAGTTTCTGGGGTCTCCCCGTACCCTGCCCGCAGCTCCAGAAGCCCCCAGCCTGTGCTGGACAGGGTGTCGTTGAAGTACCCATACGCGTCCCCTTCTTTCTCCAACACTCCTTCTTTGAGCTGCACCACCTTGTGCGCAGCATCCCAATACACCGTGGCTGCCTGCATTTCTGAAGCATCATACCTCCATTACCAACACAAGCAATCGCCATTTACGACTCAGCAGCTTGCTCTCTAGGGTAGCAACAGCACAAATCAAGTCTGATATGTTGTTGCGATATTTTAACCAGAATTACCTCTTcgtttaattatttttccacCCATTTGTAACTCACTGAAACTGTTCAGTTATGCGCGGCAGCAGCCGTAAGGCGCGGATCCTTGCTCAAAGGTGCAACACAAGACAAACTATCATGCCAGCAAATTAATCGTGTGACTGTTGGAAGGTAAAACACACAGGCTTCAATTTCGGGGGCATCTGCATATTGCTCGTAGAAAAAGGGGCATGGAGAAACTATATAGGGCGGTTGTGATAAGAAAATCCATTTTtgtggaagtttttttttgtttcgctAGAGACCTTGGCTGTGAGTACGAAATCTTCCATTGGGTGTAGTCACAATTTTTTATTGTACTGCTTATAGCCTTCACAACACGTCCTGAACTGGAGTGGTTTTCaactttcagttttacatttcgGAGGAAAGGTTTTGCACGCGTGCGGTAAATTGCATAAGAAATAATGTGTTAATAATACACAGCGTTAATAAAACTAATGCCGGGtgagaagaaagagaaacagcGACGGTAACCAGAGATCGTAAAATTTCACCACTGCTTCTAACACTGCTAATCAGCTTAGCTACAACTACTTCTACAACTAGCTATATTTGTCTTACTTAGCAACTTAAACGTTAACTTACTGTCTGCCTTTGCGACGGTCGCAGCCACAACagataaaacaacaacagcagcccaCAGTCTTCTTTCACAAATTAAATCCATTTGTTTTAACACTACCGAGTTACAGATAATTATTATgactttaaaaaatctgaacGCAATTGTTTGTGAGAGACTTCTCGCCGACTTAAGCCGCGATTTAAAAACAACTTCTCACTT
It contains:
- the LOC118794136 gene encoding phospholipase B-like 1, with protein sequence MDLICERRLWAAVVVLSVVAATVAKADKMQAATVYWDAAHKVVQLKEGVLEKEGDAYGYFNDTLSSTGWGLLELRAGYGETPETDEVVFFLAGYLEGFLTAPQMFSHYANMYPQLIKDPKVLGPVKEWMSKQDMWTRDQVKRNKATDPLWRHAGFIVAQMDGLQAGAAHWAKINKREPLSMFAVQFLNAVGDLLDLIPALVPDADPNSGKPPFKMPGMGHCSALIKMLPGFENLLLAHSSWYTYAATLRIYKHWDFRVTEPNAATGKLSFSSYPGFLVSLDDFYLLGSGLLMTQTTNNVFNTSLFSLVKPQSLLAWQRVRLAHSLARTGEQWAQVFSKYNSGTYNNQYMVVDLSKVSLGSRIEVGALTVVEQIPGLVEYSDQTQALRRGYWPSYNVPFHPKIYNLSGYGEMWEEHGEDFSYDLCPRAKIFRRDQANVADLASLKHIMRYNNYKNDPYAKGDPCKTICCRNDLREQNPRPGGCYDTKVTDFHMAQRFEAEAVNGPTTQGGLPPFSWSAFNHTTHEGLPQTYNFTFITVRPALFLP